The Chelonia mydas isolate rCheMyd1 chromosome 3, rCheMyd1.pri.v2, whole genome shotgun sequence genome includes a region encoding these proteins:
- the LOC102944080 gene encoding trace amine-associated receptor 9, with protein sequence MNSTFVDNEDLQYCFENMNESCYKTPLSSGLRVSLYIVLGLLVIFTVGGNLMVVVSIVYFKQLHSPTHFLIASLACADFGLGLTVLPFSTVRSVETCWYFGEIFCRFHYCLDVSLCQASIFHLCFISVDRYVAVNNPLIYPIKFTVPVSGMFIAVAWIFSLVINFSVVFTGSNDKEMQELVNGLSCAGSCQIILNKMWVVVSSLLYFIPFFAMIMLYGRIFAVAKQQVRMIEMMSNNTQSSNNYSDRVGRRERKAAKTLGIPVIAFLVFWSPYLIIVTIDAFRNFIIPPLIFDIAIWFAYSNSAINPLIYSVFYPWFRKAMKVIVSCKIFHLDCSTMSLFSE encoded by the coding sequence ATGAACTCAACTTTTGTTGATAACGAAGATTTGCAATACTGCTTTGAGAACATGAATGAATCTTGCTATAAAACACCATTGTCTTCTGGACTCCGAGTATCTTTGTATAttgtgcttggtttgctggtgatTTTTACAGTAGGTGGAAATCTAATGGTAGTTGTTTCCATTGTTTATTTTAAGCAGCTTCACTCACCTACACATTTTTTGATTGCCTCCTTGGCATGTGCTGACTTTGGTTTGGGTCTGACTGTGTTGCCCTTTAGCACTGTAAGATCTGTTGAAACATGCTGGTATTTTGGGGAAATATTCTGTAGATTTCACTATTGTTTAGATGTATCTTTGTGCCAAGCATCAATATTTCACTTGTGTTTCATCTCTGTTGATCGATATGTTGCTGTCAACAACCCTTTAATTTATCCCATCAAGTTCACAGTGCCAGTTTCAGGAATGTTCATAGCTGTTGCCTGGATATTTTCATTAGTAATCAATTTTTCTGTTGTCTTCACTGGGTCTAATGACAAAGAGATGCAAGAATTAGTAAATGGCCTCTCCTGTGCAGGGAGTTGTCAGATTATCTTAAATAAAATGTGGGTGGTTGTATCCTCTCTCCTTTATTTCATACCTTTCTTTGCAATGATAATGCTTTACGGCAGGATCTTtgctgtggctaaacaacaagtTAGAATGATAGAGATGATGAGCAACAACACCCAGTCATCTAATAATTACAGTGATAGAGTTGGCAGAAGAGAGAGGAAAGCTGCTAAAACCCTGGGTATACCTGTGATTGCTTTCTTGGTATTCTGGTCACCTTATTTGATAATTGTAACAATTGATGCTTTCCGCAACTTCATAATTCCACCCCTTATCTTTGACATTGCGATTTGGTTTGCTTATTCCAACTCTGCCATTAATCCTTTGATTTACTCTGTCTTTTATCCTTGGTTTCGAAAAGCAATGAAAGTGATTGTGAGCTGTAAAATCTTCCACCTTGATTGCTCAACAATGAGTTTGTTTTCTGAATGA